One region of Paenibacillus polymyxa M1 genomic DNA includes:
- a CDS encoding thioredoxin family protein gives MNAQKSNKKKLIPVIGFFVVLIILLGVLLALNSGTKNKLYGVSTASLSPTTQELLNDPNYQQIIKPEDLQSKIDKKESFFVYHFASDCVHCRATTPKLMPLSKQENITMHEFNLREYEAGWDKYKIEYTPTLVYYEKGVEKERMVGGLKESPSDNGYTLDDFKAFFEKYKKNVTS, from the coding sequence TTGAACGCACAAAAATCCAACAAAAAAAAGCTTATACCTGTCATTGGCTTTTTTGTTGTGCTTATCATTTTGCTTGGAGTGCTGCTCGCTTTAAACTCAGGCACTAAAAACAAGCTGTACGGCGTTTCCACAGCCTCGTTAAGTCCTACTACCCAGGAACTGCTAAACGATCCAAACTATCAGCAAATTATTAAGCCAGAAGATCTACAAAGTAAAATTGACAAAAAGGAAAGTTTTTTCGTCTATCATTTCGCGTCTGACTGTGTTCACTGCCGTGCCACCACTCCTAAGCTCATGCCTTTGAGCAAGCAGGAGAACATTACGATGCACGAATTTAACCTGCGTGAGTATGAGGCTGGCTGGGACAAGTACAAGATTGAGTATACACCTACGCTTGTTTATTACGAAAAAGGCGTGGAAAAGGAACGTATGGTAGGTGGATTGAAGGAAAGTCCTTCAGACAACGGATACACACTCGACGATTTCAAAGCCTTCTTTGAGAAATATAAAAAGAACGTGACCTCTTAG
- a CDS encoding DUF309 domain-containing protein, which yields MVNPSYEPLYVTYLVYFNRDRDYFECHEVLEELWLKLDRDPVYKGLLQIAVGLYHFRNGNYRGGYMMLDSAVHRLEHAASHALGINMAKLVDEARACARQLAEAVMEGSEELQRQPPVYRDLTIEIVEPGLRQAVEKASSSVPVNIPQQRGPRRGEKHEQRQQALEASIRRRQAAGSLRSATVETKDAP from the coding sequence ATGGTGAACCCTTCCTATGAACCGTTGTACGTAACTTATTTGGTATACTTCAATCGGGATCGGGATTACTTTGAATGTCATGAGGTACTGGAAGAGCTGTGGCTTAAGCTGGACCGAGACCCTGTATATAAAGGTTTACTGCAAATTGCTGTAGGACTGTATCATTTTCGCAATGGTAACTATCGTGGTGGATACATGATGCTGGACAGTGCGGTACATAGGCTGGAGCATGCTGCTTCGCACGCGCTGGGCATTAATATGGCGAAGCTGGTAGATGAGGCGCGCGCTTGCGCTCGGCAGCTTGCTGAAGCTGTTATGGAAGGTTCGGAAGAGCTTCAACGTCAACCGCCGGTTTATCGGGATTTGACGATTGAAATTGTCGAGCCCGGACTGCGTCAGGCCGTGGAGAAGGCATCATCGTCCGTTCCAGTCAATATCCCTCAGCAGAGAGGTCCTCGGCGTGGGGAAAAGCATGAGCAGCGTCAGCAGGCGCTGGAAGCTTCGATTAGGCGAAGACAGGCCGCTGGGAGCTTACGCTCAGCTACAGTGGAAACGAAGGATGCGCCTTGA
- a CDS encoding quinone-dependent dihydroorotate dehydrogenase, producing MLYRRIAKPVFFKMSPERAHHVVIDGLKHAGSLPGGAATLRGMYGVKETEDLAVDLFGIHFPNPIGLAAGLDKNAEAVVGFSSIGFGFMEVGTVTPVGQPGNDQPRLFRLPPDEALVNRMGFNNLGAESMAQRLATLKHRPVPIAVNIGKNKVTPNEDAHKDYEKCISALYPYADFFVVNISSPNTPDLRKLQHGSELKSLLEAVRAEMGVQATKYGKAKSVLVKIAPDVSDEELEYMTDAIAASGVDGIIATNTTISRTGLTHRNASETGGLSGKPLRDRSTEVIGRVYRQTEGKLPIIGSGGIFTSRDAYDKIKAGASLIEIYTALIYEGPEVNRAIHAGLRELLRKDGFRHITEAVGAAHR from the coding sequence GTGTTGTATCGAAGGATTGCGAAACCTGTTTTTTTCAAAATGAGTCCAGAGAGGGCCCATCATGTAGTCATTGACGGCTTAAAGCATGCGGGCTCACTTCCCGGTGGAGCAGCGACGTTGCGAGGGATGTATGGAGTCAAGGAAACGGAAGATCTTGCCGTTGATCTGTTTGGTATTCATTTTCCCAACCCGATTGGACTGGCTGCGGGACTGGATAAAAATGCTGAAGCGGTTGTCGGTTTTTCTTCCATCGGTTTTGGTTTTATGGAAGTAGGCACGGTGACACCTGTCGGACAGCCCGGCAATGATCAGCCCCGGTTGTTTCGACTGCCTCCCGATGAGGCATTAGTCAATCGGATGGGCTTTAACAATCTGGGTGCTGAGAGCATGGCCCAGCGTTTGGCTACCCTTAAACATCGACCTGTGCCGATTGCTGTTAATATCGGTAAAAATAAAGTAACGCCAAATGAGGATGCCCATAAGGACTATGAGAAATGTATTTCCGCACTGTATCCGTATGCGGACTTCTTTGTAGTAAACATTAGTTCGCCCAATACCCCGGATTTACGAAAACTCCAGCATGGCAGTGAACTGAAGTCGTTACTGGAAGCGGTTCGGGCAGAGATGGGAGTTCAGGCGACAAAGTATGGTAAAGCCAAGTCTGTACTGGTCAAAATTGCACCGGATGTATCGGACGAGGAATTGGAATATATGACGGATGCGATTGCGGCCAGCGGAGTGGATGGCATTATTGCGACGAACACGACGATATCCAGGACGGGTCTGACGCATCGAAATGCAAGTGAAACCGGAGGATTGAGTGGTAAGCCGCTACGTGACCGTTCCACAGAGGTCATTGGACGGGTATACCGCCAGACGGAAGGGAAGCTGCCTATTATTGGATCAGGCGGTATTTTTACCAGTCGTGATGCCTATGACAAAATTAAAGCAGGCGCTAGCCTGATTGAAATTTATACAGCATTGATTTACGAAGGGCCGGAAGTAAACCGGGCTATACATGCCGGTCTGCGTGAGCTGCTTCGAAAGGACGGCTTTAGACACATTACCGAGGCTGTTGGTGCAGCTCATAGATAA
- a CDS encoding glycosyltransferase family 4 protein, which yields MKLLQALFFPPEQPGGVSSMIPYLQERFTSPRWEMELFSIPKRIRNKGRDEVIFDTFDWTRYEQYPIVQKYIQTYRDYLWWTRLRIQKPFDLIHAHHPIAGLAMKNVFPDIPLVQTIHSSYEKELILNGKIEENGPEHQFLVSLYREMEHKADRLIAVSQSFQHYLTPYVQHPQDVVVIPNGYDEKRFKPIPHENEVTQLITVCRLVPAKGLDILLQACAELKKRNQEFVLHIIGDGPIRPELEEMARQLDIYHETIFYGYTLHPEEFMPFFDVFVLPSRAEAFGSVFAEAALSCLALVGTEVGGIPEQIEDGVNGLLVPPDNPKALADALEKVIADPAYRYELARSACDKAKSSYSLSRAVNELKKMYLKFPH from the coding sequence ATGAAATTGCTACAGGCTCTCTTTTTCCCACCCGAGCAACCGGGAGGCGTTTCATCCATGATTCCATATTTGCAAGAGCGATTTACGTCCCCCCGTTGGGAAATGGAGCTATTTTCAATCCCTAAACGGATTCGTAACAAGGGTAGGGACGAAGTAATCTTTGATACCTTCGACTGGACGAGATATGAGCAATATCCAATTGTTCAAAAATATATTCAGACGTACCGTGATTATTTGTGGTGGACTCGGCTTCGTATTCAGAAGCCCTTTGACCTTATTCATGCTCATCATCCGATTGCCGGGCTCGCTATGAAAAACGTATTTCCAGATATCCCGCTCGTACAGACGATTCACTCTTCCTATGAGAAGGAGTTAATTCTAAACGGGAAAATAGAGGAGAACGGGCCTGAACACCAATTCTTAGTGTCACTGTACCGAGAAATGGAGCATAAGGCGGATCGCCTGATAGCAGTATCGCAATCTTTTCAGCATTACTTAACACCTTATGTACAGCATCCGCAAGATGTTGTGGTTATTCCAAATGGATATGATGAGAAACGATTTAAGCCCATTCCTCACGAAAATGAAGTGACACAGCTCATAACCGTTTGCCGACTTGTTCCCGCCAAAGGGCTTGATATTCTATTACAGGCTTGCGCTGAGCTGAAAAAAAGAAATCAGGAATTTGTACTCCATATCATTGGAGATGGTCCGATTCGACCTGAGCTGGAAGAGATGGCGCGACAGCTGGATATATACCATGAGACGATTTTTTATGGATATACTCTTCATCCTGAAGAGTTTATGCCTTTCTTTGATGTATTCGTATTGCCTTCGCGGGCGGAGGCCTTTGGCTCCGTATTTGCAGAAGCGGCGTTGAGCTGTCTGGCATTGGTAGGTACAGAAGTAGGGGGAATACCGGAGCAGATTGAGGATGGGGTAAATGGTCTGCTCGTGCCACCCGATAATCCGAAGGCACTGGCAGACGCATTAGAAAAGGTCATTGCTGACCCTGCCTATCGTTATGAACTGGCTAGATCTGCCTGCGACAAGGCTAAATCAAGCTATTCTTTAAGTCGTGCTGTTAACGAGCTGAAGAAAATGTATTTGAAATTTCCACACTAA
- a CDS encoding RsmB/NOP family class I SAM-dependent RNA methyltransferase, with protein MGVQLPTAFVKRMEQLLGDEFEAFMAAYDHTPHAGIRVNTLKIPVEDFKERSPFELRPIPWCATGFYIPHGTKPGLHPYYHAGLYYVQEPSAMSPVELLNVAQGEAVLDLCAAPGGKSTQIAAKLQGSGILVTNDISVDRTKALAKNVELYGVRNAVVLNESPDRIADAFPHFFNKILIDAPCSGEGMFRKDEDMAKQWETHSVEKCVVMQRDILRVAASMLSDGGRIVYSTCTFAPEENEGMIAEFLDAHPDFNVVPVPSEAGFAPGHPEWMNEEIASAHPELRGTARLWPHLVEGEGHFIAVLQHQGGARVASTADHTVSGDMVPFSNKNDRVLNIEAAYPQKKQHLPVKEALLPSGQGRRTTDEPKRTGKGMGGKLAKGKNTRGFDGSKSRMGKENVKSAARSPHDVLESYHQFVQEQLEVSFAGYTVVYGDRIYQSPLASHRLDGLKVVRPGWFMGTDKNGRFVPSHPLAVALRPSEAVRSINLSSSDAEAIRYLKGETLSIPVERIELRNEVQPKGFTLVCIDGYSAGWGKWQDGMLKNEYPTGWRWTSV; from the coding sequence ATGGGTGTACAGCTCCCCACAGCATTTGTAAAGCGCATGGAGCAACTGCTCGGCGATGAATTTGAGGCTTTTATGGCTGCCTATGACCACACGCCCCATGCGGGGATTCGTGTCAACACATTAAAAATTCCAGTAGAGGACTTTAAGGAACGTTCTCCGTTCGAACTGCGGCCGATTCCGTGGTGCGCCACAGGTTTTTACATTCCGCACGGTACTAAGCCTGGACTTCACCCCTACTATCATGCTGGGTTGTACTATGTTCAGGAACCGAGTGCCATGTCTCCAGTTGAACTGCTCAATGTAGCTCAGGGTGAAGCTGTTTTGGACTTGTGCGCTGCACCGGGAGGGAAATCAACCCAAATCGCAGCCAAACTGCAAGGAAGCGGCATACTGGTGACCAATGATATTAGCGTCGATCGAACCAAGGCGTTGGCTAAAAATGTGGAATTGTACGGTGTGCGCAATGCCGTGGTATTGAATGAGAGCCCTGATCGTATCGCAGATGCTTTTCCTCATTTTTTTAACAAGATTTTAATTGACGCACCTTGTTCGGGAGAAGGCATGTTCCGTAAGGATGAGGATATGGCCAAACAATGGGAGACACACTCGGTGGAAAAATGTGTGGTCATGCAACGGGACATTTTGCGTGTAGCGGCCTCAATGCTGAGCGATGGGGGAAGAATTGTCTATTCGACCTGCACCTTTGCCCCGGAGGAGAATGAAGGAATGATTGCGGAATTTCTGGATGCTCATCCCGATTTTAACGTAGTCCCTGTTCCTTCGGAAGCAGGCTTTGCACCAGGCCACCCGGAATGGATGAACGAAGAGATTGCATCGGCACATCCCGAACTGCGGGGTACAGCACGCCTCTGGCCGCATCTTGTAGAGGGGGAGGGCCATTTTATCGCTGTATTGCAGCATCAGGGTGGTGCTCGTGTGGCCTCGACAGCAGATCACACTGTATCGGGGGATATGGTTCCGTTTTCGAACAAGAATGACAGAGTATTAAACATAGAAGCAGCATATCCGCAGAAGAAGCAACATTTGCCCGTCAAGGAAGCGCTACTCCCAAGTGGCCAAGGAAGGCGCACGACTGATGAGCCTAAACGAACCGGAAAAGGAATGGGCGGAAAGTTAGCCAAAGGAAAGAACACGCGCGGCTTTGATGGCAGCAAGTCACGTATGGGCAAAGAAAATGTGAAATCTGCCGCACGCTCCCCGCATGATGTGCTGGAGTCCTATCACCAATTTGTTCAGGAGCAGCTGGAGGTTTCATTTGCAGGCTACACGGTGGTCTACGGAGATCGCATTTATCAATCGCCGCTGGCATCACATCGTTTGGACGGCCTTAAGGTGGTACGTCCGGGCTGGTTTATGGGAACCGATAAGAATGGTCGTTTTGTACCTTCACATCCGCTGGCGGTGGCTTTACGCCCTTCTGAGGCGGTTAGGAGCATCAACCTCTCCAGCTCGGATGCTGAAGCCATCCGGTATTTAAAAGGTGAAACCTTGTCCATCCCTGTTGAGAGAATAGAGCTTCGAAATGAAGTCCAACCCAAAGGCTTTACTCTCGTGTGTATTGATGGTTATTCGGCCGGGTGGGGCAAATGGCAGGACGGCATGCTTAAAAATGAATATCCTACAGGCTGGAGGTGGACATCGGTATGA
- a CDS encoding L,D-transpeptidase, protein MDHSPHLKSYVKKHPDNKMAWYLLGKEYESNGQEGKANYCFNRAGEVFEAFEHKQIPADVWMEYQDKLVQMSKEKERRTARTRHLLTALMVLLLIWVPSANSPSTSPKSASVPSGTEHAAIDHVEVAKVANADPKKRAQNGEPYAGGVFTAQARQGSGAGTALTDMLAKTSQMPSKTTVLGMEQSGAWLIWREGMKPLLSVQNKGNGGLAIQSYDAAACACKPSDSEKLRITGLKWAAGQEELAVLNSAMRAYRSQHQRLPQSLEELTRDFPNNTMYGTTDGMKKAFTPIRNLLASPAQGTGKAGDQNADSAAESSLLLASSLHGRPFLEQPLRIVVDKSKHRLALVSGNILIRNYPIGLGGERTPEGKFVITDKVVNPNGKSNGEFGSRGMQLSATNYAIHGTNEPESIGKNESLGCVRMGKEDVEELFALVPSGTEVVIGNGGLPDQVLVPSSRFTSEPQHDQTNPHKTYHWLN, encoded by the coding sequence ATGGACCATTCGCCTCATCTTAAATCGTATGTCAAAAAGCACCCTGATAATAAAATGGCCTGGTATTTACTCGGTAAAGAGTATGAAAGCAACGGTCAGGAAGGCAAAGCGAATTATTGCTTCAATCGTGCAGGAGAAGTGTTCGAAGCCTTTGAGCATAAACAGATTCCGGCAGACGTATGGATGGAATATCAGGATAAACTGGTTCAGATGTCCAAGGAGAAGGAGCGGAGAACCGCTCGAACACGTCATCTTTTAACTGCCTTAATGGTACTTCTGCTCATCTGGGTCCCTTCAGCCAATTCACCGAGCACTTCACCTAAGAGCGCATCCGTTCCATCCGGAACTGAGCATGCAGCGATTGATCATGTCGAAGTTGCGAAAGTGGCTAATGCAGATCCAAAGAAGAGGGCACAAAACGGTGAGCCTTATGCTGGTGGTGTGTTTACAGCTCAAGCCAGGCAAGGAAGTGGGGCTGGAACAGCGCTTACGGATATGTTGGCAAAGACGAGTCAAATGCCGTCCAAGACCACAGTGCTGGGCATGGAGCAGAGTGGGGCGTGGCTGATCTGGAGAGAAGGTATGAAGCCGTTACTTAGTGTACAGAACAAGGGAAACGGCGGATTAGCTATTCAGTCTTACGACGCCGCTGCATGTGCTTGCAAGCCGTCGGACAGTGAGAAACTCCGCATAACAGGTCTAAAATGGGCTGCCGGACAGGAAGAGCTGGCTGTGCTGAATAGCGCCATGCGCGCTTATCGTTCGCAGCATCAACGTCTTCCCCAGAGTCTTGAGGAACTGACCCGAGATTTTCCCAATAACACAATGTACGGTACGACTGACGGGATGAAGAAGGCTTTTACACCTATCCGTAATTTACTTGCTTCTCCAGCACAGGGAACAGGGAAGGCAGGAGATCAGAACGCTGACTCAGCGGCTGAAAGCAGTCTACTGCTGGCATCTTCATTGCACGGACGGCCTTTTCTGGAGCAACCGCTACGAATTGTGGTAGACAAATCCAAACACAGGCTAGCATTGGTGAGCGGCAATATACTTATTCGCAATTATCCCATCGGTTTGGGCGGAGAAAGAACGCCGGAAGGGAAATTTGTGATTACCGATAAAGTCGTAAATCCGAACGGCAAATCCAACGGTGAGTTTGGCAGTCGTGGTATGCAACTGTCTGCAACAAATTATGCTATCCATGGTACGAACGAGCCCGAAAGTATCGGCAAAAATGAGTCGCTGGGTTGTGTCCGCATGGGGAAGGAAGACGTGGAGGAATTGTTTGCACTCGTACCTTCAGGTACGGAGGTGGTTATTGGTAACGGGGGACTGCCTGATCAAGTGCTTGTACCTAGTTCCCGATTTACGAGTGAGCCGCAGCACGACCAGACGAATCCCCACAAAACCTATCACTGGCTAAATTAA
- a CDS encoding GTP pyrophosphokinase produces the protein MDGRDWGTFLLPYDQAVEELKVKFKTMRAELKKREEYAPIEFVTGRVKKISSILDKAKRLQVSPDQLETGIEDIAGIRIMCQFVEDIRRVAEYIRRRKDLTVLYEKDYITNYKDSGYRSFHMIVEYPVQTAVGLKIVLAEIQIRTLAMNFWATIEHSLSYKYRESLPDDMRARLKKAAEAAFVLDNEMSSIRLEILEAQKKFEDEANIVSKVLTGMHRLYFYHKISETIEAQRRFNELWERHDMEGIKQLHDEVKEMLEASTKEEDRDEF, from the coding sequence ATGGACGGAAGAGACTGGGGAACATTTTTGCTGCCATACGATCAGGCGGTGGAGGAACTTAAGGTCAAGTTCAAAACAATGCGTGCGGAGCTGAAAAAGCGCGAGGAATACGCTCCTATCGAATTCGTAACTGGACGGGTTAAAAAAATATCCAGCATCCTCGATAAGGCGAAGAGATTGCAGGTTTCACCTGATCAGCTGGAGACGGGGATCGAGGATATTGCCGGCATTCGCATCATGTGTCAATTCGTAGAGGATATTCGGCGGGTAGCCGAATATATTCGAAGACGTAAGGATTTGACGGTATTGTATGAAAAGGACTATATCACCAATTATAAAGATAGCGGCTATCGCAGCTTTCATATGATTGTGGAGTACCCGGTTCAGACAGCAGTGGGGTTAAAAATTGTGCTGGCCGAAATTCAAATCCGTACGTTGGCTATGAATTTTTGGGCAACCATAGAGCATTCTCTTAGCTATAAGTATCGTGAGAGCTTGCCGGATGATATGCGGGCCCGGTTGAAAAAGGCGGCTGAGGCAGCCTTTGTGTTGGATAATGAAATGTCTTCCATCCGTCTTGAAATATTGGAAGCGCAGAAGAAGTTCGAGGATGAAGCCAATATCGTATCCAAAGTCCTAACAGGCATGCACCGTCTTTATTTCTACCATAAAATTAGTGAAACGATTGAGGCGCAGCGCAGATTTAATGAACTGTGGGAGCGGCACGACATGGAAGGAATCAAGCAGCTGCATGATGAGGTCAAGGAGATGCTGGAAGCTTCAACTAAGGAAGAAGACAGGGATGAGTTTTAA
- a CDS encoding pseudouridine synthase, with protein MSGKGRQTQRLDKILTHMGYGSRSDIKKQVKQGMITVNGRTIKDSGLQVHPYQDQIEVNGELVVFREFIYIMLHKPPGVISATEDTRERTVLDLLSVEERHFEPFPVGRLDKDTEGLLLLTNDGKLAHELLSPRRHVPKTYEATVSGHVTEEDILQFTAGVELDDGYVTLPAQLTILRHEQPHQADGEVTSYISLVIHEGKFHQVKRMFEAIGKKVTYLKRTAMGPLKLDDQLPLGSYRELTSEELASIGRDIASATSEV; from the coding sequence ATGAGTGGAAAAGGAAGACAAACTCAGCGTTTGGACAAAATTTTAACCCATATGGGATATGGTTCCCGTAGTGATATCAAGAAACAGGTAAAGCAAGGTATGATCACGGTAAACGGACGGACCATCAAAGATAGCGGCTTACAGGTTCATCCATACCAAGACCAAATTGAAGTGAACGGAGAACTGGTTGTATTTCGGGAGTTTATTTACATCATGCTGCACAAGCCTCCAGGTGTCATATCCGCAACCGAAGATACGAGGGAACGGACGGTGCTGGATTTGCTGAGTGTGGAGGAACGACATTTTGAGCCTTTTCCAGTAGGGAGGCTAGATAAAGATACAGAAGGCTTATTGCTGTTGACCAACGACGGCAAGCTGGCGCACGAACTACTGTCTCCACGGCGTCATGTCCCCAAAACGTATGAAGCTACGGTGTCGGGGCATGTCACGGAGGAGGATATTCTTCAATTTACAGCAGGAGTGGAACTGGACGATGGGTATGTCACCCTACCCGCGCAGTTGACGATTCTTCGGCATGAACAGCCGCATCAGGCAGATGGAGAAGTCACTTCCTATATTTCGCTCGTAATCCATGAGGGTAAGTTTCACCAAGTGAAGCGCATGTTCGAGGCGATTGGTAAAAAGGTGACCTACTTGAAAAGAACCGCCATGGGGCCATTGAAGCTGGATGATCAGCTTCCACTGGGCAGCTATCGAGAGCTGACTAGCGAAGAACTGGCCTCGATCGGCCGTGATATAGCATCCGCAACTTCAGAAGTTTAA
- a CDS encoding membrane protein, protein MKRNIHVFQIAFTYIGTIVGAGFATGQEILQFFTQYGRWATITIMLSTLVFVWLGTKMMLIAHDISARSYEDLNKHLFGANAGKWISIFTLIVLIGVNSVMLAGAGSVFVEHLHLHYQTGLLITLIGTYLLLNKGIKAILHMNTIVVPLMITISLLLVHSTLSMPNPQSFITNTTDHSALRTWISPLLYTSFNLAMAQAVLVPLGSQTFSRKTIRWGGVLGGIGVGFMLMAAHFVMSAQMPGIQQFEIPMGSIAYRLGALVEIIYILLIFMEIFSTFVADIYGVSLQIRQHVQISPKLITLFIMLTCFLISQFGFSSLLSVLYPIFGMLSLMWVSKLILAGRGRPFRSSRPRSSFRHSDSKPGDTRHG, encoded by the coding sequence ATGAAACGTAATATTCATGTTTTTCAGATTGCTTTTACATACATTGGTACAATCGTCGGTGCCGGGTTCGCTACCGGACAAGAAATTTTGCAATTTTTTACGCAATATGGACGTTGGGCTACAATCACCATTATGCTGTCCACACTTGTATTTGTATGGTTGGGTACGAAAATGATGCTGATTGCTCATGATATTTCAGCCCGCTCCTACGAGGATCTGAACAAACACCTTTTTGGTGCCAATGCTGGAAAATGGATCAGCATATTCACGCTTATTGTGCTAATTGGCGTGAACAGTGTCATGCTGGCAGGAGCCGGCTCTGTTTTTGTGGAGCACCTTCACCTACACTACCAAACAGGACTGCTCATTACATTAATCGGAACTTACTTGCTGCTGAATAAAGGTATTAAAGCGATTTTGCATATGAACACCATTGTTGTCCCGCTGATGATCACCATATCTCTTTTGCTCGTTCACAGCACCCTTTCCATGCCCAATCCACAAAGCTTTATCACGAATACAACAGACCACAGTGCGCTACGAACATGGATCTCTCCACTCCTATATACGTCCTTCAATCTGGCTATGGCTCAGGCCGTGCTTGTCCCTCTAGGCAGTCAAACTTTCTCCCGCAAAACCATCCGCTGGGGCGGTGTATTGGGCGGAATTGGTGTTGGCTTTATGCTGATGGCTGCACATTTTGTCATGTCAGCGCAAATGCCAGGCATTCAGCAATTTGAAATCCCTATGGGAAGCATCGCTTACCGTCTAGGCGCCCTTGTTGAAATCATATACATTCTACTCATTTTCATGGAGATCTTCAGTACCTTTGTAGCCGACATTTATGGAGTCAGTCTACAAATTCGTCAGCATGTCCAAATTTCGCCCAAGCTCATTACATTATTCATTATGCTCACCTGTTTTTTAATCAGTCAGTTCGGCTTCAGCTCACTGTTATCTGTTCTTTATCCTATTTTCGGAATGCTCAGTCTGATGTGGGTTAGTAAACTGATCTTAGCAGGACGCGGAAGACCTTTCCGCTCCTCACGTCCTCGTTCCAGCTTTCGACATTCTGATTCCAAACCAGGTGATACCCGTCATGGTTAG
- a CDS encoding GGDEF domain-containing protein — MLTLLSLLGTLGSPSLAGAISAACGLYIILMMALMCVIIYSRQRKKAYILFSVAAIFIMTYEAMNLYSAGGGQMQLQGIVWKNALEAFAFLLINAAVFQLYRKLKRVEKWALLLLAALLILPVMAWTLGLLPTWISSVKLVGFTLFYRVLVLILSLLFITPRIGQPKKFIAGLFTYSLWLGFLWLQNDIPEEANGSSTVLWMSFLPLLYYTTLFIILFERIVELLQRIYRSSITDGLTGLYNRKYFSGRLRRYMDQGIRVSVIFCDIDNFKKLNDTQGHARADEVLKQVAQIMEEELDEIGLTGRYGGEELVAMVVDRRAKVAQVAERIRERVAEESIVTISVGHSTAKKEINPDELVKQADQAMYISKTTGKNKVTAYKAAEVKQSRAARAQ, encoded by the coding sequence ATGTTGACGTTGTTGTCCTTATTGGGAACCTTGGGCTCCCCATCTCTGGCCGGGGCTATAAGTGCAGCCTGCGGTTTGTATATTATACTCATGATGGCGCTAATGTGCGTGATCATATATAGCAGACAACGAAAAAAAGCCTATATCCTTTTTTCGGTTGCCGCTATTTTTATTATGACATATGAAGCGATGAATCTCTATTCGGCAGGCGGCGGCCAAATGCAACTGCAGGGAATCGTGTGGAAAAATGCGCTGGAGGCGTTTGCCTTCTTGCTCATCAATGCCGCTGTATTTCAGCTGTACCGAAAACTAAAGCGTGTGGAAAAATGGGCCTTGCTGTTGCTGGCTGCGTTATTAATACTGCCGGTAATGGCTTGGACTTTAGGTTTGTTACCCACTTGGATCAGCTCAGTGAAATTGGTTGGATTCACTCTGTTTTATCGAGTGCTGGTGCTTATATTAAGCCTTCTGTTCATCACCCCACGGATCGGACAGCCAAAGAAATTTATAGCAGGCTTATTCACTTATTCGCTCTGGCTTGGTTTTCTCTGGCTGCAAAATGACATCCCTGAAGAAGCAAACGGGTCAAGCACAGTCCTGTGGATGTCATTTTTACCATTGTTGTACTACACTACGTTATTCATCATTCTGTTTGAACGGATTGTGGAGCTACTCCAAAGGATTTATCGTTCTTCCATCACCGATGGCCTCACAGGGCTGTATAACCGTAAATATTTTTCGGGAAGATTACGGAGATATATGGACCAGGGAATCCGCGTGTCGGTCATTTTTTGCGATATTGACAATTTCAAAAAGCTGAATGATACGCAGGGCCATGCTCGTGCGGATGAGGTTCTCAAGCAGGTCGCACAAATTATGGAGGAGGAACTGGATGAAATCGGGCTGACCGGACGATACGGTGGCGAGGAACTGGTCGCAATGGTTGTGGATCGGCGGGCCAAGGTGGCGCAGGTCGCAGAACGAATCCGCGAACGTGTCGCTGAGGAAAGCATCGTCACTATCAGTGTCGGACACAGTACAGCAAAGAAGGAAATAAACCCGGATGAACTCGTCAAACAGGCCGATCAAGCCATGTACATATCCAAAACGACAGGCAAAAACAAGGTTACAGCTTATAAGGCAGCGGAAGTGAAGCAGAGTCGGGCAGCACGCGCACAATAA